From the genome of Perca fluviatilis chromosome 1, GENO_Pfluv_1.0, whole genome shotgun sequence, one region includes:
- the pld5 gene encoding inactive phospholipase D5, with protein MSAALMAGPTTQEPLKTQQKCIAIFALLCCCAVLVVLIFSSVDIWGDDEDGITEENCSRDCSIVLTENIPDDLSLPTNGRHHLPLSFGFHTLLDQAKHSVEVVSPVWALNPWDLETTPSTAKQGQLLFQRLLSLKSRGIKLKIASSLTNSAELKTLAAHNAEVHFVNMTALTRGGLHSSFWIVDRKHIYIGSADMDWRSLSKRKELGVVVYNCSCLALDLHRVFSFYRQLHERDYIPSIWSKRVTALYGRHDALELQFNATEAAAYVSTSPEIFCAKDRTRDVDAIYQVIQSAKTFIFISVTDYLPLVSRSFRGTSVTRYWSPIDEVIREAVVLRGVRVRLLISFWKKTHPLTFNFVTSLKSLCMQLNNCSLEVRFFSHKEQDDDIQHGLNHNKYMVTDNAVYIGNHDWVGSDFAINSGVGLVVKMKNSLKDRGVTILEHAKAAFERDWRSRYAKSLHGNKGQQGKYRNLQQAKDHMESKEEKEWNNPL; from the exons ATGAGTGCTGCTCTCATGGCGGGACCGACCACACAGGAGCCCTTGAAG ACCCAACAGAAGTGCATTGCCATCTTTGCCCTTCTCTGCTGCTGTGCTGTACTGGTGGTGCTAATTTTTTCCTCAGTGGACATTTGGGGGGACGATGAGGACGGTATCACAGAGGAAAACTGTAGCAGAGACTGCAG CATCGTGCTCACGGAGAATATTCCAGATGACCTCTCACTCCCCACGAATGGCAGACaccacctccctctctcttttggCTTTCATACATTGTTGGACCAGGCAAAGCACTCAGTTGAGGTTGTGTCACCTGTCTGGGCCTTAAACCCCTGGGACCTGGAAACAACGCCAAGCACTGCCAAACAG GGTCAGCTGTTGTTCCAGCGACTGCTCAGCCTGAAATCTCGTGGGATTAAATTGAAGATTGCCAGCAGTCTGACTAACTCTGCTGAACTGAAGACCTTGGCAGCACACA ATGCTGAGGTTCATTTTGTTAATATGACAGCTCTTACCAGAGGAGGACTACATTCCTCATTCTGGATAGTGGATCGGAAGCACATTTACATCGGGAGCGCTGACATGGATTGGAGGTCACTTTCCAAG AGAAAAGAACTGGGGGTGGTGGTGTATAACTGCAGCTGTCTGGCTCTGGACCTCCACCGAGTCTTTTCATTTTACCGGCAGCTCCATGAGAGGGACTACATCCCCTCCATCTGGTCGAAGAGAGTTACAGCCCTCTACGGGAGGCATGATGCCCTGGAGCTACAATTCAACGCCACAGAGGCCGCTGCTTACGTGTCT ACCTCTCCTGAAATCTTCTGCGCTAAAGATCGCACCAGAGATGTAGATGCCATCTATCAAGTCATCCAGAGTGCAAAGACATTTATCTTCATATCCGTGACGGACTACCTCCCTCTGGTGAGCAGGAGTTTCAGAGGAACCTCGGTCACAAG GTACTGGTCACCTATTGATGAGGTGATCAGAGAGGCTGTGGTACTGAGAGGAGTCAGAGTTCGCCTGCTGATAAGCTTCTGGAAGAAGACTCACCCCCTCACCTTTAACTTTGTCACCTCCCTCAAGTCGCTCTGCATGCAGCTGAACAACTGTTCATTGGAGGTG aggttTTTTAGTCACAAGGAGCAAGACGATGATATTCAACATGGGCTCAACCACAACAAGTACATGGTGACCGATAATGCTGTTTACATCG GTAACCATGACTGGGTCGGAAGTGACTTTGCTATTAATTCAGGAGTTGGGCTGGTGGTCAAGAtgaaaaacagtcttaaagacaGGGGAGTGACAATCCTGGAACATGCCAAGGCTGCTTTTGAGAGAGACTGGAGGTCCCGTTACGCTAAGAGCCTACACGGAAACAAAGGTCAACAGGGCAAATACAGAAACCTGCAACAAGCCAAAGATCACATGGAGTCTAAGGAGGAAAAGGAGTGGAACAACCCTTTATAA